A region of Lycium barbarum isolate Lr01 chromosome 3, ASM1917538v2, whole genome shotgun sequence DNA encodes the following proteins:
- the LOC132629818 gene encoding putative pentatricopeptide repeat-containing protein At3g11460, mitochondrial, translating into MTKHLHLVPLHKNTKFLSHFHTNKTTIFTKAENFTTTTTTTTPWNTHLRNLSKNGQYYKALILYHQMLQFGNAPNAFTFPFALKSSALLSLPITGKQLHCHVIKLGCKYEPFVQTALISMYCKCNLTALARKVFDEMPQRNLTVCYNALISGYVQNSDFLNGFSLFNEMRLRGVEFNAVTILGLVPGLTDPECLLLGMCLHCLNIKCGLDNDLAIANCLLTMYVRCACMELARKLFDHIPEKGLITWNAMISGYAQNGLAGEVLELYHEMESLQVNPDAVTFVGVLSACAYLGNQMIGFEVEQKIKSSGMRFNVFLKNALINMYARCGNLAKAQTIFDEMPERNLVSWTTIIGGYGIHGLGKTAVELFDKMIETGIRPDGTVFVSVLSACSHAGLTKKGLNYLDLMKREYGLKPRSEHYSCVVDLLGRVGRLDEARKLIESMEVEPDGAVWGALLGACKIHKNVELAEIAFKKVVELEPTNTGYYVLLSNIYTEVNNSEGILRVRLMMRDRKLKKDPGYSYFECNGKTHLFVAGDRSHPQTKEIYKMLNRLEHGGANKNDQNQESPNIMGVHSERLAIAFALLNTEIGTDILVIKNLRICGDCHSFVKRVSKIVDRLFVVRDATRFHHFRNGTCSCNDYW; encoded by the exons atgaccaaaCACCTCCACCTCGTACCTCTTCACAAAAATACCAAGTTCTTGTCACATTTCCACACTAACAAAACCACCATTTTCACCAAAGCTGAAAActttactactactactactactactaccccATGGAATACCCATTTAAGAAATCTCTCAAAAAATGGTCAATATTACAAAGCACTCATTCTTTACCATCAAATGCTCCAATTTGGAAATGCCCCAAATGCCTTCACTTTCCCTTTTGCTCTCAAATCTTCAGCTTTACTTTCCCTTCCCATAACAGGAAAACAACTCCATTGCCATGTCATCAAGTTAGGTTGCAAATATGAGCCTTTTGTTCAAACAGCTTTGATATCTATGTACTGCAAATGTAATTTAACTGCACTTGCACGGAAGGTGTTCGATGAAATGCCTCAAAGAAATCTTACTGTTTGTTATAATGCTTTGATTTCTGGGTATGTTCAGAATAGTGATTTCTTAAATGGGTTTTCGTTGTTTAATGAAATGAGGCTGAGAGGAGTGGAGTTTAACGCGGTTACTATTTTGGGGTTGGTTCCAGGTTTAACTGATCCTGAGTGTTTGCTTTTGGGAATGTGTTTGCATTGTTTGAATATTAAGTGTGGATTGGATAATGATTTGGCTATTGCAAACTGCTTGTTGACAATGTACGTGCGTTGCGCGTGCATGGAGTTAGCGAGGAAGTTGTTTGATCACATACCGGAGAAGGGGTTGATCACATGGAACGCGATGATTTCAGGATACGCGCAAAATGGGTTGGCTGGAGAAGTTTTGGAGCTTTACCATGAGATGGAATCATTGCAG GTGAATCCTGACGCGGTGACATTTGTTGGGGTTTTATCAGCTTGTGCTTATCTTGGTAATCAAATGATTGGTTTTGAGGTGGAACAAAAAATAAAGTCCAGTGGTATGAGGTTTAATGTATTCTTGAAGAATGCTCTAATAAATATGTATGCCAGATGTGGCAATTTGGCAAAAGCTCAGACTATTTTCGATGAGATGCCGGAGAGAAACTTGGTTTCTTGGACAACAATAATAGGGGGGTACGGAATACACGGGCTCGGAAAAACTGCTGTGGAACTTTTCGATAAGATGATCGAGACTGGCATTCGACCTGATGGAACCGTGTTTGTCAGCGTTCTGTCTGCATGTAGTCATGCAGGGTTGACTAAAAAGGGCTTAAATTATCTTGATTTAATGAAGAGGGAGTATGGGTTGAAGCCACGGTCTGAGCACTATTCTTGTGTTGTGGATTTATTAGGTCGTGTTGGTAGACTTGATGAAGCTCGGAAACTTATTGAATCAATGGAAGTTGAACCCGATGGTGCTGTATGGGGTGCCCTTTTGGGTGCTTGCAAGATCCACAAAAATGTTGAACTTGCAGAAATAGCTTTTAAGAAGGTTGTTGAGCTTGAGCCGACAAACACAGGCTATTACGTGCTACTATCCAATATCTACACAGAGGTGAATAATTCAGAAGGTATATTAAGAGTTAGATTGATGATGAGAGACCGAAAGCTCAAAAAGGATCCAGGTTATAGCTATTTTGAGTGTAATGGGAAAACTCACCTCTTTGTGGCTGGCGATAGAAGTCATCCTCAAACAAAAGAGATATACAAAATGTTAAATAGATTGGAGCATGGAGGAGCAAACAAAAATGATCAAAATCAAGAATCTCCTAATATAATGGGTGTGCATAGTGAACGTTTGGCAATTGCGTTTGCTCTATTGAACACTGAAATAGGGACTGAC